One region of Qipengyuania sp. SS22 genomic DNA includes:
- a CDS encoding TatD family hydrolase produces MLVDSHCHLEYEGLVEDQSEALDRARGAGVEAFLNISTKRAEWDQVVGTAQAKPDVFASVGIHPHNADDHLDLTRAELLEATRDPNVIGIGETGLDYYYDHSDREAQQRLFRLHIDVAREVQLPVIIHTRDAEADTLAILEDELGKGAFPALIHCFTASAEFGERVLDLGLSVSISGIVTFKNAKDLQTFAKDIPQDRLLVETDSPFLAPVPHRGRPCEPGFVRDTAQFLADLRGESLESLAGYTTRNFYALFSKAAA; encoded by the coding sequence ATGCTTGTCGATAGCCATTGCCATCTCGAATACGAAGGCCTGGTCGAAGATCAATCCGAAGCGCTCGACCGGGCGCGGGGGGCAGGGGTGGAAGCCTTTCTCAACATTTCCACCAAGCGGGCCGAATGGGACCAGGTCGTCGGGACTGCGCAGGCGAAACCGGACGTCTTCGCCAGCGTGGGCATCCATCCGCATAATGCCGACGATCATCTCGACCTGACGCGCGCCGAATTGCTCGAGGCCACGCGCGATCCCAATGTTATCGGGATCGGGGAAACCGGGCTCGACTATTATTACGACCATTCCGACCGCGAAGCGCAGCAGCGGCTGTTCCGGCTGCATATTGACGTCGCGCGCGAAGTGCAGCTCCCCGTCATCATCCATACGCGCGATGCCGAGGCCGATACGCTGGCGATCCTCGAAGACGAGCTGGGGAAGGGCGCCTTCCCCGCGCTGATCCACTGCTTCACCGCCTCGGCCGAATTCGGTGAGCGTGTGCTCGACCTCGGATTGTCGGTTTCGATCTCGGGCATCGTGACCTTCAAGAATGCCAAGGACTTGCAGACCTTCGCCAAGGATATCCCGCAAGATCGGCTGCTGGTCGAAACCGACAGCCCGTTCCTCGCGCCCGTTCCGCACCGCGGCAGGCCGTGTGAGCCGGGCTTCGTCCGCGACACCGCGCAATTCCTTGCCGATCTGCGCGGGGAAAGCCTTGAGAGCCTGGCGGGCTATACGACACGTAACTTCTACGCGCTCTTCAGCAAGGCGGCCGCGTGA